One stretch of Arachis duranensis cultivar V14167 chromosome 1, aradu.V14167.gnm2.J7QH, whole genome shotgun sequence DNA includes these proteins:
- the LOC107483992 gene encoding probable purine permease 11 isoform X1, with protein sequence MEIVQELQLETTEKNSSKDRTSVFHQHQLKKQTMLKRYRKWFCVSVYIIFLLAGQSAAVLLGRLYFDKGGNSKWMSTFVQSAGFPVLLPLLFYFSSSSPQSKSNNNNKDSFKNTKPKVSSLILLYIGFGLLLTGDNLMYSYGLLYLPVSTYSLLCATQLAFNALFSYFLNSQKFTAFIFNSIVLLTISASLLAINSDSSESSGILRGKYIIGFLCTVFASAVFSLYLSLMQLSFDKVIKRKTFSSILGMQIYPSFVATSGCVVGLFASGEWKTLHNEMQSYQKGSVSYVMTLVWIAVTWQVFSIGMIGLILEVSSLFSNLISTLSLPIVPVLAVFFFHDKFSGVKAVALLLAIWGFISYIYQHYLDDQKAKADKSDDAVEASKGEVEVC encoded by the exons ATGGAGATAGTTCAAGAGCTCCAGTTAGAAACTACAG AGAAGAATTCAAGCAAAGACAGAACCTCTGTCTTTCATCAACACCAACTAAAGAAACAAACAATGTTAAAAAGATACAGAAAGTGGTTTTGTGTTTCTGTATACATAATCTTTCTCCTAGCAGGCCAATCTGCTGCTGTCCTTTTAGGAAGGCTATACTTCGACAAAGGCGGCAACAGCAAATGGATGTCGACATTTGTTCAATCGGCCGGCTTCCCGGTGTTACTTCCGTTGCTCTTTTACTTCTCATCGTCATCACCACaatccaaatccaacaacaacaacaaagattCCTTTAAAAATACCAAACCAAAAGTTTCCTCCTTAATTCTCCTCTACATAGGCTTTGGACTTCTATTAACTGGTGATAACTTGATGTATTCATATGGACTTCTATATCTACCTGTTTCCACATATTCCCTACTATGTGCTACTCAACTAGCCTTCAATGCATTATTCTCTTACTTCCTCAATTCCCAGAAATTCACAGCATTCATATTCAATTCCATAGTCCTTCTTACTATATCGGCTTCCCTGCTCGCAATCAACTCTGATTCTAGCGAATCGTCTGGTATCCTAAGAGGGAAGTACATAATAGGCTTCTTGTGCACTGTTTTTGCATCTGCTGTGTTCTCCTTGTACCTCTCTCTGATGCAACTTTCATTTGACAAAGTCATCAAGAGGAAAACATTTTCTTCTATATTGGGCATGCAAATCTACCCTTCCTTTGTTGCTACATCCGGTTGTGTCGTGGGATTGTTCGCGAGCGGGGAATGGAAAACTTTGCACAATGAAATGCAAAGTTACCAGAAGGGGAGTGTGTCATATGTAATGACTTTGGTTTGGATTGCTGTGACATGGCAAGTATTTTCAATTGGTATGATAGGGTTGATTTTGGAGGTGTCTTCATTGTTCTCCAATCTTATAAGCACTTTGTCCTTGCCTATAGTTCCAGTTCTTGCTGTTTTCTTCTTTCATGATAAGTTCAGCGGTGTTAAAGCTGTTGCTTTGTTGTTAGCAATATGGGGATTCATTTCCTATATTTATCAACATTATCTTGATGACCAAAAAGCCAAAGCGGATAAAAGTGATGATGCCGTTGAAGCTTCAAAGGGTGAAGTAGAAGTTTGTTGA
- the LOC107483992 gene encoding probable purine permease 11 isoform X2 yields the protein MLKRYRKWFCVSVYIIFLLAGQSAAVLLGRLYFDKGGNSKWMSTFVQSAGFPVLLPLLFYFSSSSPQSKSNNNNKDSFKNTKPKVSSLILLYIGFGLLLTGDNLMYSYGLLYLPVSTYSLLCATQLAFNALFSYFLNSQKFTAFIFNSIVLLTISASLLAINSDSSESSGILRGKYIIGFLCTVFASAVFSLYLSLMQLSFDKVIKRKTFSSILGMQIYPSFVATSGCVVGLFASGEWKTLHNEMQSYQKGSVSYVMTLVWIAVTWQVFSIGMIGLILEVSSLFSNLISTLSLPIVPVLAVFFFHDKFSGVKAVALLLAIWGFISYIYQHYLDDQKAKADKSDDAVEASKGEVEVC from the coding sequence ATGTTAAAAAGATACAGAAAGTGGTTTTGTGTTTCTGTATACATAATCTTTCTCCTAGCAGGCCAATCTGCTGCTGTCCTTTTAGGAAGGCTATACTTCGACAAAGGCGGCAACAGCAAATGGATGTCGACATTTGTTCAATCGGCCGGCTTCCCGGTGTTACTTCCGTTGCTCTTTTACTTCTCATCGTCATCACCACaatccaaatccaacaacaacaacaaagattCCTTTAAAAATACCAAACCAAAAGTTTCCTCCTTAATTCTCCTCTACATAGGCTTTGGACTTCTATTAACTGGTGATAACTTGATGTATTCATATGGACTTCTATATCTACCTGTTTCCACATATTCCCTACTATGTGCTACTCAACTAGCCTTCAATGCATTATTCTCTTACTTCCTCAATTCCCAGAAATTCACAGCATTCATATTCAATTCCATAGTCCTTCTTACTATATCGGCTTCCCTGCTCGCAATCAACTCTGATTCTAGCGAATCGTCTGGTATCCTAAGAGGGAAGTACATAATAGGCTTCTTGTGCACTGTTTTTGCATCTGCTGTGTTCTCCTTGTACCTCTCTCTGATGCAACTTTCATTTGACAAAGTCATCAAGAGGAAAACATTTTCTTCTATATTGGGCATGCAAATCTACCCTTCCTTTGTTGCTACATCCGGTTGTGTCGTGGGATTGTTCGCGAGCGGGGAATGGAAAACTTTGCACAATGAAATGCAAAGTTACCAGAAGGGGAGTGTGTCATATGTAATGACTTTGGTTTGGATTGCTGTGACATGGCAAGTATTTTCAATTGGTATGATAGGGTTGATTTTGGAGGTGTCTTCATTGTTCTCCAATCTTATAAGCACTTTGTCCTTGCCTATAGTTCCAGTTCTTGCTGTTTTCTTCTTTCATGATAAGTTCAGCGGTGTTAAAGCTGTTGCTTTGTTGTTAGCAATATGGGGATTCATTTCCTATATTTATCAACATTATCTTGATGACCAAAAAGCCAAAGCGGATAAAAGTGATGATGCCGTTGAAGCTTCAAAGGGTGAAGTAGAAGTTTGTTGA